In Desulfotignum phosphitoxidans DSM 13687, a single window of DNA contains:
- a CDS encoding glycosyltransferase family 4 protein, with translation MTMTPKQDEEIKSIAVIGNYLPRQCGIATFTSDLVEGLSSLSPNIDCWTVAMNDTFKGYPYPEKVRFEINQNILADYGVASQFLNISEVDIVCIQHEFGIFGGAAGSHLLKLLGDLHMPVVTTLHTVLKDPAPEYRDVMCKLSDLSDKLVVMSHKAKGFLEDIYGVPREKIAFIHHGIPDMPFIDSSFNKDKFEVEGKKVLLTFGLLSPSKGIETALQALPAVLKKHPDVVYIILGRTHPHVLKSDGEAYRIMLQQMVHKLGINRHVIFQNSFTALRELGEFLGIADLYISPYPEEAQITSGTLAYAMGTGKAIISTPYWYAVEMLADGRGKIVPFKDPNALAEQINTLLDNDGQRHAMRKKAYTFTREAVWKEVSKRYLEVFKEVRQNRIRHPRPRYSYIKNVEAITRFDLPEIKLDHLKAMTDDTGLFQHANHTIPDRAHGYCTDDNARALLTAVLGQKYLPANGFGLDALAGHYLGFLLYAFDEKKGRFRNFMDYSRQWVKETGSEDSHGRSLWCLGKAVAYLENPSHMAVSTVLFKKALGVAEHFFAPRAVAFTLIGLDAYLGKFCGDSNARRIRDILADRLFVQFKDHGTTDWPWPEDGLNYANAKLPQALILSGKKMQRSDMVDMGLVSLKWLLAIQTHDHHFAPIGSNGWYQKGEKRTRFDQQPIEAKAMVDACVDAYNITRDRQWFEHSVMSFNWFLGHNDLNMPLYDPRTGGCRDGLMVDGINQNQGAESTLAWLLSLLNLQKLYADEILNQPPLFQSPDIK, from the coding sequence ATGACAATGACACCGAAACAGGATGAAGAGATCAAGTCCATTGCCGTCATCGGCAATTATCTGCCCCGGCAGTGCGGCATTGCCACCTTTACCAGCGATCTGGTGGAAGGATTGTCCTCTTTGTCGCCGAACATCGATTGCTGGACGGTGGCAATGAATGACACATTTAAAGGATATCCCTACCCTGAAAAAGTCCGCTTTGAAATCAACCAGAACATTTTGGCGGATTACGGGGTTGCATCCCAGTTTTTAAATATCAGCGAGGTTGATATCGTCTGCATCCAGCATGAATTCGGTATTTTCGGCGGCGCTGCCGGCAGTCATCTGCTCAAACTGCTGGGCGACCTTCACATGCCCGTGGTGACAACGTTGCATACGGTGTTAAAAGACCCTGCCCCGGAATACCGGGATGTCATGTGCAAACTCAGTGATCTGTCGGACAAACTCGTGGTCATGAGCCATAAGGCAAAAGGGTTCCTGGAAGATATCTATGGGGTCCCCCGGGAGAAAATCGCCTTTATCCATCACGGGATACCGGACATGCCCTTTATCGATTCCAGCTTTAACAAAGATAAATTTGAAGTGGAAGGCAAAAAAGTATTGCTGACCTTTGGCCTTTTGTCTCCGAGCAAAGGCATTGAAACCGCGTTGCAGGCCCTTCCCGCCGTCCTTAAAAAACATCCGGATGTGGTCTATATCATTCTGGGCCGCACCCATCCCCATGTCTTGAAATCTGATGGGGAAGCCTACCGGATCATGCTCCAGCAGATGGTTCACAAACTGGGGATCAACCGGCATGTCATTTTTCAAAACAGTTTTACGGCCTTGCGGGAACTGGGTGAATTTCTCGGCATTGCCGATCTGTATATCTCCCCATATCCTGAAGAGGCCCAGATTACCTCCGGGACCCTGGCCTATGCCATGGGAACGGGCAAGGCCATTATTTCAACCCCGTATTGGTATGCCGTTGAAATGCTGGCGGACGGCCGGGGAAAAATCGTCCCCTTTAAAGATCCAAACGCCCTGGCGGAACAGATCAATACCCTTCTGGACAATGACGGCCAACGGCATGCCATGCGCAAAAAAGCCTATACCTTTACACGTGAAGCCGTGTGGAAAGAGGTGTCAAAGCGCTATCTGGAGGTTTTCAAAGAGGTCCGTCAAAACCGCATCCGCCATCCGCGGCCCAGGTATTCCTATATTAAAAACGTTGAGGCCATCACCCGTTTCGATCTGCCCGAGATCAAGCTGGATCATCTCAAGGCCATGACCGATGACACAGGTCTTTTCCAGCATGCCAATCATACCATCCCGGACAGGGCCCATGGATACTGCACGGATGATAATGCCAGGGCCCTGCTGACGGCTGTTTTGGGGCAAAAATACCTGCCGGCCAACGGATTTGGCCTGGATGCCCTGGCCGGCCATTATCTGGGGTTTCTTTTATATGCCTTTGATGAAAAAAAAGGCCGGTTCCGCAATTTTATGGACTATTCCCGGCAGTGGGTGAAAGAGACCGGGTCTGAAGATTCCCATGGCCGGTCGCTCTGGTGCCTGGGAAAGGCCGTGGCCTATCTGGAAAATCCCAGCCACATGGCCGTGAGCACGGTGTTGTTCAAAAAGGCCCTGGGGGTTGCGGAACATTTTTTTGCCCCCCGGGCAGTGGCGTTTACCCTCATCGGTCTGGATGCCTACCTGGGCAAATTTTGCGGGGACAGCAATGCCAGAAGGATCAGGGATATTCTGGCGGACCGGCTGTTTGTCCAGTTTAAAGATCATGGGACCACAGACTGGCCCTGGCCTGAAGATGGTTTAAATTATGCCAATGCCAAACTGCCCCAGGCCCTGATTTTGTCCGGAAAAAAGATGCAGCGCAGCGATATGGTGGATATGGGGCTTGTTTCCCTGAAATGGCTTCTGGCCATCCAGACCCATGATCATCATTTTGCGCCCATCGGCAGCAACGGCTGGTATCAGAAAGGGGAAAAAAGGACCCGGTTCGACCAGCAGCCCATTGAAGCCAAAGCCATGGTCGATGCCTGTGTGGACGCCTATAATATTACCCGGGACCGGCAGTGGTTTGAACACAGCGTCATGAGTTTTAACTGGTTTCTCGGGCACAATGATCTGAATATGCCCCTGTATGACCCCAGGACCGGCGGTTGCCGGGACGGGCTCATGGTGGACGGCATCAACCAGAATCAGGGGGCCGAATCCACGCTGGCATGGCTTTTATCCTTGCTGAACCTGCAAAAGCTCTATGCCGATGAAATACTCAACCAACCGCCGTTATTCCAGTCCCCGGATATTAAATAA
- a CDS encoding YtxH domain-containing protein — translation MMLNELANQVIKLKRLRTEDVRRNRTRNLVLGAGIGSVVGVAAGILFAPKSGRETRHLIADRTGQTFKNLKDNVAATKEKIVASAKETKEKPSE, via the coding sequence ATGATGTTGAATGAACTGGCCAATCAGGTGATAAAACTGAAGCGTTTGCGAACGGAAGATGTCCGGCGAAACAGAACCAGAAATCTGGTCCTGGGGGCCGGTATCGGCTCCGTGGTGGGCGTTGCCGCCGGCATCCTGTTTGCCCCGAAATCCGGCAGAGAAACCCGGCATCTCATTGCCGACCGGACCGGTCAAACCTTTAAAAATCTGAAAGACAATGTGGCGGCCACCAAAGAGAAAATCGTGGCTTCGGCTAAGGAAACCAAAGAAAAACCTTCAGAATAG
- a CDS encoding DUF948 domain-containing protein, protein MQGSITWNELGVFIIFVFFAVAGGYAVITLKNVNRLVKEAAGLLQKNKDQLNEIIPNIHEISVNTKSMSKNLKKSVEEAGEAVRTISHETTDTVLTITETADSLAKYALVIGEIVQIVVNMFSSSEKGAK, encoded by the coding sequence ATGCAAGGTTCCATTACCTGGAATGAACTGGGCGTATTTATTATTTTTGTGTTTTTTGCAGTGGCCGGCGGCTATGCCGTTATCACGTTGAAAAACGTGAACCGGCTTGTCAAAGAAGCCGCAGGTCTGCTGCAAAAAAACAAAGACCAGTTGAACGAGATTATTCCCAATATTCATGAAATTTCAGTGAATACAAAAAGCATGAGCAAGAATTTAAAAAAAAGTGTTGAAGAGGCGGGAGAGGCCGTCCGGACGATTTCCCATGAAACAACGGATACGGTATTGACCATTACTGAAACGGCGGATTCCCTGGCAAAATATGCCCTGGTGATCGGAGAAATCGTTCAGATAGTGGTCAATATGTTTTCATCCAGTGAGAAAGGAGCAAAATAA
- a CDS encoding hybrid sensor histidine kinase/response regulator, with product MSAAHPSSLLTIYPSTCESALILLRASIPTFIDIHTKFPDQAVMILSDKIQIGQILMNLCTNAAQAMEKTGGLLEIRVETKILPEGAVEDCPAGKYAEMTVKDNGPGIDPGILSRIFDPYFTTRAVGKGSGLGLAVVDTIVKNHKGTITVQNRSEGGTLFTMRFPMVEQKPETKIKSMNDSFHGTERILFVDDEVNIAEMAQEALKLFDYRVEAMSDPEDALALFKLNPGYFDAVITDMTMPKMTGAKLAEELIRIRPDIPIVLCTGHSSLIDEEKARQLGIAAYMMKPVSMSKIAETIRKLMDQKN from the coding sequence ATGAGCGCAGCGCATCCCTCATCTTTGTTGACCATCTATCCATCAACTTGCGAGTCCGCGCTCATTTTACTGCGGGCGTCCATCCCGACCTTCATCGATATTCATACGAAATTCCCGGATCAGGCAGTGATGATTCTTTCGGACAAGATCCAGATCGGCCAGATTCTGATGAACTTATGCACCAATGCCGCCCAGGCAATGGAAAAGACGGGGGGGCTTCTTGAGATCAGGGTGGAAACAAAGATTTTGCCGGAAGGGGCTGTTGAAGACTGTCCGGCCGGGAAGTATGCCGAGATGACGGTGAAAGACAACGGCCCTGGAATTGATCCCGGCATCCTGAGCCGTATTTTTGATCCCTATTTTACCACCCGGGCAGTGGGAAAAGGGTCCGGCCTGGGACTGGCCGTTGTTGATACCATTGTTAAAAATCACAAAGGGACCATTACCGTTCAAAACCGGTCGGAAGGCGGGACCCTGTTTACGATGCGCTTCCCCATGGTGGAACAAAAACCCGAGACAAAGATCAAATCCATGAATGATTCGTTTCATGGCACGGAGCGAATCCTTTTTGTGGATGATGAGGTGAACATTGCCGAGATGGCTCAGGAAGCATTGAAATTGTTTGATTACAGGGTCGAAGCCATGTCAGACCCGGAAGATGCCCTGGCGCTGTTTAAATTGAACCCCGGCTATTTTGATGCGGTCATTACGGATATGACCATGCCCAAAATGACGGGTGCGAAACTGGCTGAAGAATTGATCCGGATCCGGCCCGATATCCCCATTGTTCTGTGCACGGGCCACAGCTCCCTGATTGATGAGGAAAAAGCCCGGCAACTGGGAATTGCGGCCTATATGATGAAACCGGTCTCCATGTCGAAAATTGCCGAAACCATACGAAAACTGATGGATCAAAAAAATTAA
- a CDS encoding integrase has translation MERILWKICNYFNHRFTLAVLDESTGRWPVAFSLKNIPYLKAENAGGRHILIKPDSAIQPYYFLADDLDSDLLTRHHQLKPKVFKPGRMVIETSPGNYQVWIHSSRPLDLAEKRYWLEKMHSDPGADPKNRWGRCPGFRNRKEKHKTPSGQYPLAKLVWVDWKRQANIPEIKLSSCSQKAFSHQPRGGVCHKNNITRPLYDKGNESATDFAYALALYRRGFIRTEIYNRIIQERQDWRNHAGEQKKIHYLTRTLLKAEKIIG, from the coding sequence ATGGAAAGAATTTTATGGAAAATCTGTAATTATTTTAACCATCGCTTCACCTTGGCTGTCCTTGATGAATCAACAGGCAGATGGCCAGTCGCCTTTTCTCTTAAAAACATCCCCTATCTTAAAGCCGAAAATGCCGGCGGCAGACACATCCTGATTAAACCGGATTCTGCCATCCAGCCTTATTACTTTCTTGCAGACGATTTAGACAGCGACCTGCTTACCCGGCATCACCAATTAAAACCGAAAGTTTTTAAACCCGGCAGAATGGTCATAGAAACTTCGCCCGGCAATTATCAGGTATGGATTCATAGCTCTCGTCCCCTTGACCTTGCTGAAAAACGGTATTGGCTGGAAAAAATGCACAGCGACCCCGGCGCAGACCCTAAAAATAGATGGGGGAGGTGCCCCGGGTTCAGGAACAGAAAGGAAAAACACAAAACGCCTTCGGGACAGTACCCATTGGCAAAACTTGTATGGGTTGATTGGAAACGCCAGGCGAATATCCCTGAAATAAAACTATCCTCCTGTTCTCAAAAGGCTTTTTCCCATCAACCCCGGGGGGGCGTGTGTCATAAAAACAATATTACCCGGCCCCTTTATGATAAAGGTAATGAATCCGCCACTGATTTTGCATATGCTTTGGCTCTCTATCGAAGAGGATTTATCCGAACGGAAATCTACAATCGTATTATCCAGGAAAGACAGGATTGGCGTAATCATGCAGGTGAACAAAAAAAAATACATTATCTGACGAGGACTTTATTGAAAGCAGAAAAAATTATTGGCTGA
- a CDS encoding ExeA family protein, with translation MNNIDIKSLYGLKYNPFLPNIPEEALYMLPGSETFELRIRSMARQGGFALITGEPGLGKSKTLHKMAYGLEKVPDLAVGVMQRPQSRLGDFYRELGELFNVALSPANRYGGFKTLRERWIHHCQSTLFKPVLLIDEAQHVSDECLTELRILQSHQFDSQNLLFTILCGDNRLPERFRSPELLPLGSRIGPRLVLEPLTPDQLQEYLHFALDQAGNSQLMSEELIRTLAGHAANNLRILNQMAAELLNTAAVKELPKIDEALFFQLFSPSRSRPKRN, from the coding sequence TTGAATAACATTGATATTAAAAGCCTGTATGGCCTCAAGTATAATCCTTTTTTGCCAAACATTCCTGAGGAGGCTCTTTATATGCTTCCCGGCTCAGAGACGTTTGAGCTTCGTATCCGTTCCATGGCCCGACAGGGCGGCTTTGCTTTGATTACCGGAGAACCCGGATTGGGCAAAAGCAAGACCCTGCATAAAATGGCTTACGGCCTGGAAAAAGTCCCTGATCTTGCCGTCGGGGTTATGCAACGTCCTCAAAGCAGGCTGGGAGATTTTTACAGGGAGCTTGGAGAACTGTTTAATGTAGCGCTTTCACCTGCCAACAGGTATGGAGGCTTTAAGACCCTTCGAGAACGCTGGATACATCATTGCCAGAGCACTTTGTTTAAACCGGTTCTGCTCATTGATGAGGCCCAGCATGTCTCTGACGAATGCCTGACAGAATTAAGAATCCTTCAAAGCCACCAGTTTGATTCACAAAACCTTTTGTTTACGATACTTTGTGGAGATAACAGGCTTCCTGAGAGATTTCGTTCACCGGAACTGTTGCCTTTGGGAAGCCGGATCGGCCCTAGATTGGTTCTTGAACCGCTTACTCCGGATCAGTTGCAGGAATACCTTCATTTTGCACTGGATCAAGCAGGAAACAGCCAATTGATGTCCGAAGAATTGATACGGACTCTGGCCGGTCATGCCGCCAACAATCTGCGGATTCTCAACCAGATGGCTGCAGAGCTTCTTAATACTGCCGCAGTGAAAGAACTGCCAAAAATAGATGAGGCCTTATTCTTCCAATTGTTTTCACCCAGCCGATCCAGACCCAAACGGAATTGA
- a CDS encoding glycosyltransferase, whose protein sequence is MRIAMLSPIAWRTPPVHYGPWEKVASLLTEGLVKRGLDVTLFATKDSLTHATLHAVCAKGYEEDPTIIPKVSECLHISELFDHADAFDIIHNHFDFLPLTYTGLTRTPVVTTIHGFSSPKILPVFRKYNKKTFYVSISEADRNPDLDYIRTIHHGIDLAEFDFQPHPEDYLLFLGRFHPDKGAKEAIAVARASNRKLIMAGIIQDETYFNAHIKPVIDGDQVTYLGSIGPEKRNEVLGKAAALLHLINFDEPFGLSVIESMACGTPVIAVNRGSMPELIRDKENGFLVSNIQEAIRAVDRISGIDRAFCRKTVSDHFTVDHMVDNYIRVYEKICEMTKREDHRPWGFYRILSDENTFKNKKITVYPGKRLSLQRHQHRDEHWFVVSGKGICTLNGAENRLVAGQSINIPRQSVHRIQNDGIKNLVFTEVQTGDYFGEDDIERLEDDFGRN, encoded by the coding sequence ATGCGCATTGCCATGCTGTCCCCCATTGCCTGGCGGACGCCGCCCGTGCACTACGGCCCCTGGGAAAAAGTGGCCTCCCTTTTAACGGAAGGCCTGGTGAAACGGGGCCTTGATGTCACCCTGTTCGCCACAAAAGATTCTTTGACCCATGCTACCCTGCATGCGGTTTGCGCGAAAGGATATGAAGAAGATCCCACCATCATCCCAAAGGTGTCTGAATGCCTTCATATTTCCGAACTGTTTGATCATGCCGACGCATTCGACATCATTCACAACCATTTTGATTTTCTGCCCTTAACCTATACCGGCCTGACCCGCACCCCCGTGGTCACCACCATCCACGGGTTTTCATCACCAAAAATCCTGCCGGTGTTCAGAAAATACAATAAAAAAACCTTTTATGTGTCTATCAGCGAGGCTGACCGAAACCCGGATCTCGACTATATCAGGACCATTCATCACGGGATTGATCTGGCGGAATTTGATTTTCAGCCCCATCCTGAAGATTATCTTTTGTTCCTGGGCCGGTTCCACCCGGACAAGGGGGCCAAAGAGGCCATTGCGGTTGCCCGGGCTTCGAACAGAAAACTGATCATGGCCGGGATCATCCAGGATGAGACCTATTTCAATGCACATATCAAACCGGTGATCGATGGGGACCAGGTAACCTATCTGGGAAGCATCGGGCCGGAAAAAAGAAATGAGGTGCTGGGCAAGGCCGCAGCGTTGCTGCATCTCATCAATTTTGACGAACCCTTCGGCCTGAGTGTCATTGAATCCATGGCCTGCGGCACCCCCGTGATTGCCGTCAACCGGGGCAGCATGCCAGAACTGATCCGGGACAAGGAGAACGGGTTCCTGGTTTCCAATATTCAAGAGGCAATCCGTGCAGTTGACCGTATCAGCGGCATTGACCGGGCATTTTGCCGGAAAACCGTTTCCGATCATTTCACGGTTGATCATATGGTTGATAACTATATCCGGGTGTATGAAAAGATCTGTGAAATGACAAAGCGGGAAGATCACCGGCCCTGGGGATTTTACCGGATTCTTTCCGATGAAAATACGTTTAAGAATAAAAAAATAACGGTGTATCCGGGAAAACGCTTGAGCCTCCAGCGTCATCAGCACAGGGATGAACACTGGTTTGTGGTCAGCGGAAAAGGCATCTGCACCCTAAATGGCGCAGAAAATAGGCTTGTGGCCGGACAATCCATAAATATCCCGCGCCAATCCGTTCACAGAATTCAAAATGACGGCATAAAAAATCTCGTATTTACGGAAGTTCAGACCGGCGATTATTTTGGTGAAGATGATATTGAACGCCTGGAAGATGATTTTGGCAGAAATTAA
- a CDS encoding sigma-54 interaction domain-containing protein yields the protein MQKAFINVFNNVLGSVREPLLVLDNSHKVVGANPSFYKNFCVTQENTEGALIYDLGNGQWNIPRLRELLEEVLPQNCVFNDFEVEHSFENIGLKIMHLNARKINLKSIDAQLILLAIEDVTEREHYKRNLEEIVEARTSELALARQAAEKEKETAETALLEIQKLKKQLEGEKAYLTEEIKLEHNHENIIGKSDALKYVLYKVEQIAATHTTVLVLGETGTGKELVARAVHHSSPRRKRALVKINCAALPANLIENELFGHEKGAFTGSSARQLGRFEIANGATLFLDEIGELPLELQGKLLRVIQDGEFERLGSPHTIKVDARIIAATNRNLEQEVKKGNFREDLWYRLNVFPITMPPLRDRIEDIPLLVAFYVKKIARRLGKDTPIVPKLMMDTFLNYDWPGNVRELENILERAVIISSGPKLRMVDDFNKPLASLGNTHKIKESKTLEQVEHDHIVQVLEQTNWKVSGKNSATQILGLNRSTLRARMRKLDIIKP from the coding sequence ATGCAAAAAGCGTTTATAAACGTATTTAACAATGTCCTGGGATCGGTGCGTGAACCCCTTCTGGTACTGGATAACAGTCATAAGGTGGTTGGTGCCAACCCGTCTTTTTACAAAAATTTCTGTGTCACCCAGGAAAATACGGAAGGTGCATTGATCTATGATCTTGGCAACGGGCAATGGAATATCCCCAGACTCAGGGAATTGCTGGAAGAGGTGCTGCCCCAGAATTGTGTATTCAATGATTTTGAAGTGGAACATTCTTTTGAAAATATCGGCCTGAAGATCATGCATCTGAATGCCAGAAAAATCAACCTGAAATCAATCGATGCCCAGCTGATTCTTCTGGCCATCGAGGATGTGACCGAGCGGGAGCATTATAAGCGGAACCTTGAAGAGATTGTGGAAGCCCGCACATCTGAACTTGCCCTGGCCAGACAGGCGGCGGAAAAAGAAAAGGAAACCGCAGAAACAGCCCTGCTGGAAATACAAAAGCTGAAAAAGCAGCTGGAAGGGGAAAAAGCGTATCTGACCGAAGAGATCAAACTGGAACACAACCATGAAAATATCATCGGTAAAAGCGATGCACTCAAATACGTGCTCTATAAGGTCGAACAGATTGCCGCCACCCATACCACGGTCCTGGTTCTGGGCGAAACCGGAACGGGAAAGGAACTTGTGGCCCGGGCCGTTCATCACAGCAGTCCGCGCAGAAAAAGGGCTTTGGTCAAAATCAACTGCGCCGCATTGCCGGCCAACCTGATTGAAAACGAATTGTTCGGTCATGAAAAAGGGGCGTTTACCGGTTCCAGCGCCAGGCAGCTGGGACGGTTCGAGATTGCAAACGGGGCCACGCTCTTTCTGGATGAAATCGGAGAACTGCCCCTGGAGTTGCAGGGCAAACTGCTTCGCGTGATCCAGGACGGGGAGTTTGAACGCCTGGGCAGCCCCCATACCATCAAGGTGGACGCCAGGATCATTGCCGCCACCAATCGGAATCTGGAACAGGAAGTAAAAAAAGGCAATTTCCGGGAAGATCTCTGGTACCGGCTGAATGTGTTTCCCATTACCATGCCGCCCCTTCGGGACCGAATAGAGGACATCCCGCTTCTGGTGGCTTTTTATGTCAAAAAAATTGCCAGGCGCCTGGGTAAAGATACCCCCATTGTTCCCAAACTGATGATGGATACATTTTTAAATTATGACTGGCCGGGAAATGTCCGGGAGCTGGAGAATATTCTGGAGCGTGCCGTGATCATTTCGTCAGGCCCGAAACTGCGCATGGTGGATGATTTTAACAAGCCGCTGGCTTCTTTAGGCAACACCCATAAAATAAAGGAATCAAAAACACTGGAACAAGTGGAACACGACCATATTGTCCAGGTTCTGGAACAGACCAACTGGAAAGTCAGCGGGAAAAACAGTGCAACCCAGATTCTCGGACTCAACCGCAGCACCCTGCGCGCCCGGATGCGAAAGCTGGATATCATAAAACCCTGA
- a CDS encoding B12-binding domain-containing radical SAM protein, protein MKILFIYPEFPDTFWSFTHALSFIGKKAAFPPLGLITVAALVPENWEKRLKDTNVERLKDKDIAWADLVFIGGMAVQRTSTRQIIDRCKTLNVTVVAGGPLFTCEPEAFMDVDHLVLDEAELTLPEFLSDLGNGRVKKIYRADGFCDPDDTPVPLWGLLNMKRYASMSLQFSRGCPFNCDFCNVTALFGHIPRLKKADRIILELDHIYAAGWRGSIFFVDDNFIGNKGYLKKHLLPALIDWRKDKKGCVFFTESSINLADDPELLDMMVKAGFDSVFIGIESPDEVSLAECHKIQNKNRNLLESVGIIHRSGMQVMGGFIVGFDSDGPSIFQRQIDFIQKSGIVTAMVGMLQAIPGTRLFDRLQQESRVAQSFSGDNVNGTTNIIPKMGMDNLLNGYQAIMKQIYQPKNYYRRIRTLLLELKAPEIVAPIDFQRFLSFFRAGLRLGVFGKERFHYWNLIAWTLVRKPKLVPTAITLSIYGYHYRKICERYIFEKKRV, encoded by the coding sequence ATGAAAATTTTATTCATTTACCCTGAATTTCCGGATACGTTCTGGTCTTTCACCCATGCCTTAAGCTTTATCGGAAAAAAAGCGGCTTTTCCGCCGCTGGGATTGATCACTGTGGCGGCCCTGGTGCCTGAAAACTGGGAGAAACGCCTGAAGGATACGAATGTGGAGCGCCTCAAAGACAAGGATATTGCCTGGGCCGATCTGGTGTTTATCGGCGGCATGGCCGTTCAGCGCACATCCACCCGGCAGATCATCGATCGCTGTAAAACATTGAATGTCACGGTTGTGGCCGGCGGGCCGCTGTTTACTTGTGAACCCGAAGCGTTCATGGACGTGGACCACCTGGTGCTGGATGAAGCAGAACTGACCCTGCCTGAATTTTTGTCGGATCTTGGCAACGGCCGGGTAAAAAAAATATACCGGGCCGACGGATTCTGTGATCCTGATGACACCCCCGTGCCTTTGTGGGGGCTGTTAAACATGAAACGATATGCATCCATGAGCTTGCAGTTTTCCAGGGGCTGCCCCTTTAACTGCGATTTCTGTAACGTGACGGCCTTGTTCGGCCACATCCCCCGGTTAAAAAAAGCCGACCGGATCATCCTGGAACTGGATCATATTTATGCGGCAGGCTGGCGGGGCAGTATCTTTTTTGTGGATGATAATTTTATCGGCAATAAAGGGTATTTAAAAAAACATCTGCTCCCGGCCCTGATTGACTGGCGCAAAGATAAAAAAGGCTGTGTGTTTTTTACGGAATCCTCCATCAATCTGGCGGATGATCCTGAACTTTTAGACATGATGGTAAAAGCCGGGTTTGATTCCGTGTTCATCGGCATTGAATCCCCGGATGAGGTCAGTTTGGCCGAATGTCATAAAATTCAGAATAAGAACAGAAATCTTCTGGAAAGCGTGGGCATCATCCACCGGTCCGGGATGCAGGTCATGGGCGGTTTCATTGTCGGGTTTGACAGTGACGGGCCGTCCATTTTTCAGCGCCAGATCGATTTTATCCAGAAAAGCGGCATTGTCACGGCCATGGTGGGCATGCTCCAGGCCATTCCCGGAACCCGGCTGTTTGACCGGCTGCAGCAGGAAAGTCGGGTGGCACAATCCTTTTCCGGGGACAATGTAAACGGCACCACCAATATCATCCCCAAGATGGGCATGGACAATCTGCTCAACGGATACCAGGCCATCATGAAACAGATCTATCAGCCGAAAAACTATTACCGCCGGATCAGGACCTTATTGCTGGAGCTCAAAGCCCCTGAAATCGTAGCGCCGATTGATTTTCAGCGGTTTCTTTCCTTTTTCAGGGCCGGGTTGCGGCTCGGGGTTTTCGGAAAAGAACGGTTCCACTACTGGAATCTGATTGCCTGGACCCTGGTCCGAAAACCAAAACTGGTGCCCACAGCCATCACCCTTTCCATTTACGGGTATCATTACCGGAAAATCTGCGAGCGGTATATTTTTGAAAAGAAACGCGTATGA